The Sulfitobacter indolifex genome contains the following window.
TTCGGGATAGGCCAGCATTGCGCCACGGACGAATTTGGCTGTCTCATCGATTCCTGCTGGCATCTTGATCTTTTTGACCGTTGAAACACGTGTCTTCGGATCACAGCGGCAGTAGCGAACCTCACGCGGATCGACGCGGCTTAGAACCGCCGGCGAATGACTTGTGACGATGGCCTGTGCGCCACTTGTGTCGGTCAATGAGCGAACTTGGCGAATGATCCGGGCGAGGAAATAGGGCGAGAGGTGGTTTTCCGGCTCTTCCAGTGCAAAGAGCGTAAGCGCAGGAATGCGTAGCGTGTCGTCTCGGAAGCCTTCGACCGTTCCGGCGACCACCTCGCGCTCCAGATCGAACACTGCTGCGGCCAGCGCAAAATAAAAGAGTGATTGCTGCCCGTCGCTGAGGGCATCTAGGCCGCGTTCCTGGCCGTCCGGTCCCTGCTCGAAGATCACGGCTATCTTGCTTACCACCTCTTCAAAGCGGCGGCTGACCAAGCTGAGCCGCGGCTTCGTATCGACAATATCATCATGCAGGCTCGACCAGCGCTTTTGCAGGGCTTCGACGATAGCTGCGATTGCCGACTCCTCCTCGAAGGCTGCCGCCAGATCCTCAGAAGCTTCCTCGACCGCCTCAGTGGTTTCGGATGACCATTCGATAGCCCGAAGTAAACGGGCAGCGAGCGCACCTGTAGTCGCCTTGATTTGGGCAGCCGCATCCCGGCTGGCGGGCGTATAATAAAGTTGAACCAAACCACGATCCGCAGCCGAGACTGGGTGGCACTTGTCCTCGCCCGGATCGTCGTCGAGCGTATCCACCCAGAATAAGTCTTGGGAGACCTCGCCTTCGACCGTGCCGTCATCTTCCCATCGCGCTTCAAGACGTAGGCGGCAGACCGGAGCATCACCTGCCCTCGCAATCTGCATGTGCCGAAACGATGGTGCTATCGTTTCTGGCGTCGCTGTTCCGTCGGCCAACTCTGGCAATCCGATCATCACGTCGATGAA
Protein-coding sequences here:
- a CDS encoding ATP-dependent nuclease, producing the protein MRIESVTLSGFRCFGPDPITVPIASEITAVVGPNAAGKTALLHALSKLFGVSRAQRTVERSDFHLGVDDDPEDREPKDLFIDVMIGLPELADGTATPETIAPSFRHMQIARAGDAPVCRLRLEARWEDDGTVEGEVSQDLFWVDTLDDDPGEDKCHPVSAADRGLVQLYYTPASRDAAAQIKATTGALAARLLRAIEWSSETTEAVEEASEDLAAAFEEESAIAAIVEALQKRWSSLHDDIVDTKPRLSLVSRRFEEVVSKIAVIFEQGPDGQERGLDALSDGQQSLFYFALAAAVFDLEREVVAGTVEGFRDDTLRIPALTLFALEEPENHLSPYFLARIIRQVRSLTDTSGAQAIVTSHSPAVLSRVDPREVRYCRCDPKTRVSTVKKIKMPAGIDETAKFVRGAMLAYPELYFARFVLLVEGDSERIVLPRLAEALDLLIDPAFVAIVPLGGRHVQHFWRLLKHLGIPHATLLDLDLGRKGGGFGRVKTAIEKLVEFGAPKAELLRIDKGVLPDAELAQMHTWQDAEDCKNLVAWVNSLKPHGVFFSAPLDLDLAMLGAFPDAYKAIIPKSGGPKMAADKAAEVVLGTAGPGNTLYTGPFKDYPALLPAYRYHFLTNSKPATHLAALTHIKKKDLVKKMPTVLAEVLSHVAKSLRRD